One genomic window of Triplophysa rosa linkage group LG11, Trosa_1v2, whole genome shotgun sequence includes the following:
- the fus gene encoding RNA-binding protein FUS isoform X2, producing the protein MASNDYAQSSSHGGYEGQSSQGYSQPSGQNNSQQGYGGYNQNSESSSAPYSQSGYGSNYGQSQSGGYGSQPPSQSYSQTSQSYSSGSYSNSSQPPPSQSGGYNQPPSFSGYNQHHSSPSSGSGNYGNNSQSSGYGQQQQQSGGGNGSQSGGYGSSGGQSGAYGGSGGQSGGYGASVGQQQSSQHGGGPYNPPSNYSSPSPQNYGQQSQYGQGGYNQDSPPLSSGGGSYGGQDGGYSQDGRGGRGGGGGGFGGRGAGGFDRGGRGSPRGRGGMGMGDRGGFNKFGGPRDHGAGGHNMLDQDNSDNNTIFVQGLGDNYTVDSIADFFKQIGIIKVNKKTGLPMINLYTERETGKLKGEATVSFDDPPSAKAAIDWFDGKDFNGSPIKVSFATRRAEFGQGGGGMRGGRGRGGPMGRGGFGGGQGGGGGFPGNNGGGGGNGGGQQRAGDWKCSNPTCGNLNFSWRNECNQCKDPKPEGSGGGMPPMEGGYGGDRGGRGGFDRGGFRGRDRGGFRGGRGGDRGGYGPGKMDSRGEHRHDRRERPY; encoded by the exons ATGGCGTCAAACG ATTACGCTCAGTCTTCGAGCCACGG TGGTTATGAAGGACAGTCCAGTCAGGGTTACAGTCAACCCTCTGGCCAGAACAACAGTCAACAGGGCTATGGAGGATACAACCAAAACTCAGAGAGCAGCTCTGCTCCTTACAGTCAGAGTGGATATGGCTCCAACTATGGACAGTCCCAGTCAG GAGGATATGGGTCTCAACCCCCTTCCCAGAGCTATAGTCAGACCAGTCAGTCCTATAGTTCTGGAAGCTACAGTAATAGCAGCCAGCCTCCACCGTCTCAAAGCGGAGGCTACAACCAGCCGCCCTCTTTCTCTGGCTATAACCAGCATCACTCTTCCCCTTCCTCTGGCTCTGG TAACTACGGCAACAACTCCCAGTCATCTGGCTATGGACAGCAGCAGCAACAGAGTGGGGGTGGTAATGGAAGTCAAAGTGGGGGTTATGGTAGCAGTGGGGGGCAATCTGGAGCATATGGGGGCAGTGGAGGGCAGAGTGGTGGATACGGGGCGAGTGTAGGACAACAACAGTCCTCTCAACATGGAGGTGGGCCGTACAACCCACCTTCCAACTACAGCTCTCCTTCGCCTCAGAACTACGGGCAACAAAGTCAATATGGACAGGGAG GGTACAATCAGGATTCTCCACCCTTGAGCAGTGGAGGAGGAAGCTATGGCGGTCAGGATGGTGGATATAGCCAGGATGGCAGAGGTGGTCGTGGGGGAGGAGGAGGTGGCTTTGGAGGTCGAGGGGCGGGTGGGTTTGACAGAGGTGGGCGTGGAAGTCCCCGTGGCAGAGGAGGAATGGG AATGGGCGATCGTGGAGGATTCAATAAGTTTGGTG GGCCCAGGGATCATGGAGCTGGTGGGCACAATA tgcTGGACCAGGATAATTCTGACAATAACACCATTTTTGTACAAGGTCTTGGAGACAACTATACTGTAGACTCTATTGCAGACTTTTTCAAGCAGATTGGCATCATCAAG GTCAATAAGAAGACAGGATTACCCATGATAAATCTGTatacagaaagagagacaggcAAGCTCAAGGGCGAGGCCACAGTTTCCTTTGATGATCCCCCTTCTGCCAAAGCTGCCATCGATTGGTTTGATG GTAAAGACTTTAATGGAAGTCCAATCAAAGTGTCCTTCGCCACTCGCAGAGCTGAATTTGGACAAGGTGGTGGAGGCATGAGAGGTGGTCGTGGTCGAGGAG GGCCAATGGGACGTGGGGGGTTTGGCGGAGGACAAGGTGGTGGGGGTGGTTTCCCAGGCAATAATGGAGGTGGCGGTGGCAATGGAGGTGGCCAGCAGAGAGCAGGGGACTGGAAATGTTCAAACCC aacATGTGGTAATTTGAACTTCTCATGGCGAAATGAGTGTAATCAGTGCAAAGATCCCAAACCAGAAGGCAGTGGAGGAGGAATGCCACCGATGGAAG GTGGTTATGGTGGGGACCGGGGAGGCAGAGGTGGCTTTGATCGAGGTGGATTCCGTGGTCGTGATCGAGGAGGCTTTAGGGGAGGGAGAGGAGGTGACCGTGGAGGATACGGGCCTGGCAAAATGGACTCGAG ggGTGAACACAGACATGACCGGCGAGAGAGGCCTTACTGA
- the fus gene encoding RNA-binding protein FUS isoform X1 codes for MASNDYAQSSSHGYSGYEGQSSQGYSQPSGQNNSQQGYGGYNQNSESSSAPYSQSGYGSNYGQSQSGGYGSQPPSQSYSQTSQSYSSGSYSNSSQPPPSQSGGYNQPPSFSGYNQHHSSPSSGSGNYGNNSQSSGYGQQQQQSGGGNGSQSGGYGSSGGQSGAYGGSGGQSGGYGASVGQQQSSQHGGGPYNPPSNYSSPSPQNYGQQSQYGQGGYNQDSPPLSSGGGSYGGQDGGYSQDGRGGRGGGGGGFGGRGAGGFDRGGRGSPRGRGGMGMGDRGGFNKFGGPRDHGAGGHNMLDQDNSDNNTIFVQGLGDNYTVDSIADFFKQIGIIKVNKKTGLPMINLYTERETGKLKGEATVSFDDPPSAKAAIDWFDGKDFNGSPIKVSFATRRAEFGQGGGGMRGGRGRGGPMGRGGFGGGQGGGGGFPGNNGGGGGNGGGQQRAGDWKCSNPTCGNLNFSWRNECNQCKDPKPEGSGGGMPPMEGGYGGDRGGRGGFDRGGFRGRDRGGFRGGRGGDRGGYGPGKMDSRGEHRHDRRERPY; via the exons ATGGCGTCAAACG ATTACGCTCAGTCTTCGAGCCACGG TTACAGTGGTTATGAAGGACAGTCCAGTCAGGGTTACAGTCAACCCTCTGGCCAGAACAACAGTCAACAGGGCTATGGAGGATACAACCAAAACTCAGAGAGCAGCTCTGCTCCTTACAGTCAGAGTGGATATGGCTCCAACTATGGACAGTCCCAGTCAG GAGGATATGGGTCTCAACCCCCTTCCCAGAGCTATAGTCAGACCAGTCAGTCCTATAGTTCTGGAAGCTACAGTAATAGCAGCCAGCCTCCACCGTCTCAAAGCGGAGGCTACAACCAGCCGCCCTCTTTCTCTGGCTATAACCAGCATCACTCTTCCCCTTCCTCTGGCTCTGG TAACTACGGCAACAACTCCCAGTCATCTGGCTATGGACAGCAGCAGCAACAGAGTGGGGGTGGTAATGGAAGTCAAAGTGGGGGTTATGGTAGCAGTGGGGGGCAATCTGGAGCATATGGGGGCAGTGGAGGGCAGAGTGGTGGATACGGGGCGAGTGTAGGACAACAACAGTCCTCTCAACATGGAGGTGGGCCGTACAACCCACCTTCCAACTACAGCTCTCCTTCGCCTCAGAACTACGGGCAACAAAGTCAATATGGACAGGGAG GGTACAATCAGGATTCTCCACCCTTGAGCAGTGGAGGAGGAAGCTATGGCGGTCAGGATGGTGGATATAGCCAGGATGGCAGAGGTGGTCGTGGGGGAGGAGGAGGTGGCTTTGGAGGTCGAGGGGCGGGTGGGTTTGACAGAGGTGGGCGTGGAAGTCCCCGTGGCAGAGGAGGAATGGG AATGGGCGATCGTGGAGGATTCAATAAGTTTGGTG GGCCCAGGGATCATGGAGCTGGTGGGCACAATA tgcTGGACCAGGATAATTCTGACAATAACACCATTTTTGTACAAGGTCTTGGAGACAACTATACTGTAGACTCTATTGCAGACTTTTTCAAGCAGATTGGCATCATCAAG GTCAATAAGAAGACAGGATTACCCATGATAAATCTGTatacagaaagagagacaggcAAGCTCAAGGGCGAGGCCACAGTTTCCTTTGATGATCCCCCTTCTGCCAAAGCTGCCATCGATTGGTTTGATG GTAAAGACTTTAATGGAAGTCCAATCAAAGTGTCCTTCGCCACTCGCAGAGCTGAATTTGGACAAGGTGGTGGAGGCATGAGAGGTGGTCGTGGTCGAGGAG GGCCAATGGGACGTGGGGGGTTTGGCGGAGGACAAGGTGGTGGGGGTGGTTTCCCAGGCAATAATGGAGGTGGCGGTGGCAATGGAGGTGGCCAGCAGAGAGCAGGGGACTGGAAATGTTCAAACCC aacATGTGGTAATTTGAACTTCTCATGGCGAAATGAGTGTAATCAGTGCAAAGATCCCAAACCAGAAGGCAGTGGAGGAGGAATGCCACCGATGGAAG GTGGTTATGGTGGGGACCGGGGAGGCAGAGGTGGCTTTGATCGAGGTGGATTCCGTGGTCGTGATCGAGGAGGCTTTAGGGGAGGGAGAGGAGGTGACCGTGGAGGATACGGGCCTGGCAAAATGGACTCGAG ggGTGAACACAGACATGACCGGCGAGAGAGGCCTTACTGA
- the setd1a gene encoding histone-lysine N-methyltransferase SETD1A isoform X1: MDPDSGVDTQRTLSLQWKSYKLVQDPALRRVTQKIYRYDGVHFSIPDSGFPPVGDLRDPRPRRIWSRHTELSLPVPKFKLDEYYVGPIPLKEVTFARLNDNIKEPFLAEMCAKFGEVEEMEILFHPKTRKHLGLARVLFTSTRGAKDTVKHLHNTSVMGNIVHVQLDIKGQQRMKYYDLIVSGSYTPQTVPTGGKALTEKFQPPAPTQPDTSSDIRRRLSTDQMAASVSVPLNSGSTTPCSVDTGFGDQRLDTPPSSLGGPFTPGSSASSQGGGTPYTPRSGTPFSQDSGYSVGRHGGYNSAPLSSSYPPQDMLPSSSCSSSAVSSSSGFKPPRYPDDLHAPPPQEPSMYLRGRSGYPPSAPFRPNEPPYPYPTVGGSGMQMPLHPPMPPPGPPYEPPPVSDRERERDRERGHRDRDRERERDSGGRYGGGISSRRSSYHYQQDTNSSKSYHSHHSHHADRREDRDGRGYRRDSLGSRSGDHGRHRNHHHSHNHHSSGGGGSSRRRSSRDRDWERDREGDYSNNSDPRYGGHSNSSNSLSPPSATSSYGGYSSSKDPSPYDTPSSSRLEPSPTFRPQQDAGERGFGMGSMDNDYRTRTPLAPPPAPPPLPPASVIAAAVAETLGSLDFGHESPVREEQWTKPKRHPSTPPHPPRTPPSSPPHASIPSSSTSPSSTSLPHHLPSSTASLSPPPPQRDSSPEPDSTNESLPFMHHSSSLDSRIEMLLKEQKAKFSFLASDDEDDEKEDGERGKVDGTTEGGENKVRAEEGGRPGHKRQGEMDGGQQRRKGEREKDGHRSRGKRQGGGGGRKTPPEVASSTPAAHGVVADSLQGQMPASQEDHITSDPHRAAHTPPTYNGEAQPSPHSSGEDMEISDEDDNAITTATPHPAASSSSSPAASSQPALPSQTPDPSSSPPPDTSQHFSTTMPPPPIPSYPPHLPPPPPPGFSLQPPPPPGIPPPLPHMELHPEYPPPLPQHMYDYASSMELMSQYSGGAPMSFQMQTHMLTRLHQMRMASSNSTTVPPGEVPPTSEYPPSYHLHSIPPPHHPHHPYMDQEGTVVTHYDQDHRYIPPHLPYAYPDPHAAQLPPSHHHAIPPLHSPWPHHLLPQQFTPNYPPPAFGTVPGIDGEVYGTAGDQMAIMGHNPYEAVVQQVLAALIEEMKNIMQRDLNRKMVENVAFGTFDEWWDRKERKAKPFQTAMRGVSVVREEEKKEEKTSNRPREPLMSLVDWAKSGGMEGFSLRGALRLPSFKVKRKEPLELGEGGELKRARPSTPPDEEDEDSYQGKSADTSTGRTEERRAAERAAAQRRRRAKARKSYDLDSEGEETSDGSSSEKEDDEDSDKVDESDDEALSADSDDESISSSSSESSSSSSSSSSSSDEEDEEEGEQGAESESLDTMDESTMDSVAVDADKDERDKASLDQSSVTVKPEEEKIAPTLPPSSPYPRPSSPILLLPPLKKRRKTVSFSVEENEVKPSVLPSSAPSPSSTPALQSQAPDLPSSATPGSPTIALLASSKPLPMLLPFASRPSEGSALASPASPSTVLTVPPPVRSLRPDEPKKGPALSPTPSGKNSSKRAAGKDSPRTPPTPVCLTVQNLPLDHASLVKIAYEDPIPVPMAQKGRQRGRPRTLSQLVSPSPSLHPALREEEGGEDEEELEQRLKLREQLGVSSLLQLASVSKPDLSVLADVALKMDPEADIDSEETETSDEAEEHKLEEEEGDMFSPHLRQPLLDPEGLFVLQEHNYSKTVPLLTSPQKRSKQDPTVLLPADLNQHGVQEAPEEVIGEALAGRAGAPGLYGDLAGVVCESRDTAEAQLKSLVPHHKRKGSVNRELEVVERGKGKSKKRSRKDKENEDLQAIKKQKEKPVKKQRKRKLEEFEEDVDVEQLESGELSSSDSGDSEFGLDRSLELEKEEVRKSERLFLQEAGVIPSNQRRSKHTLEPAPAPRPSFKNRSEFEQMTILYDIWNTGLDQEDMRLLMCTYEKLLQDDRGTDWLNDTHWVPHTITNIPNPRRKKKTPDGQLREHVTGCARSEGYYAISRKEKDVYLHRLLDQPVTVQEIGDYDTAGSNRLLSERRSEQRRLLSAIGTPAVMDSDLLKLNQLKVMFLSSLT, encoded by the exons ATGGATCCGGACAGTGGGGTGGACACTCAGCGAACTCTCAGTCTTCAATGGAAGAGCTATAAGCTAGTACAAGACCCTGCTCTCCGAAGGGTTACTCAGAAGATCTACAGATACGATGGGGTTCACTTTAGTATACCG gATTCAGGATTTCCACCGGTGGGGGACTTGCGTGATCCCAGACCCCGCAGAATCTGGTCCAGACACACAGAGCTGTCGCTACCAGTACCCAAATTTAAG CTGGATGAGTATTATGTAGGCCCCATTCCGCTTAAAGAAGTGACGTTTGCAAGGCTGAATGACAACATCAAGGAGCCGTTTCTGGCAGAGATGTGTGCTAAGTTTGGTGAGGTTGAGGAAATGGAGATTCTGTTTCATCCCAAGACCAGAAAGCACTTGGGCTTGGCCCGTGTCCTTTTCACAAGCACTAGAGGAGCAAAAGACACAGTCAAGCACCTGCACAATACATCTGTCATGGGCAACATTGTCCACGTCCAGCTGGATATTAAAG GACAACAGAGAATGAAGTACTATGACCTGATAGTGAGTGGCTCGTACACCCCTCAGACAGTGCCGACTGGAGGCAAAGCGCTCACAGAAAAATTTCAGCCCCCAGCCCCAACTCAACCAGACACA TCGTCTGATATCCGGCGGAGGCTCTCGACAGACCAGATGGCAGCGTCTGTTTCTGTCCCTCTCAACTCTGGGAGCACCACCCCATGTTCTGTGGACACCGGGTTTGGAGATCAGCGGCTAGACACCCCACCATCCTCTCTGGGGGGTCCCTTTACACCTGGTTCCTCTGCTTCTTCACAGGGTGGGGGCACTCCTTACACTCCTCGCTCCGGAACCCCTTTCTCCCAGGACTCGGGCTACTCTGTTGGCAG ACATGGTGGATATAACAGCGCTCCACTCAGCAGCAGCTATCCCCCACAGGATATGCTTCCATCATCCTCCTGCTCTTCCTCAGCTGTATCCTCATCATCAGGATTCAAGCCCCCTCGATACCCTGATGATCTACATGCTCCACCTCCACAAGAACCCTCTATGTATCTCAGGGGTCGGTCGGGATATCCTCCATCTGCACCTTTCCGGCCTAATGAACCTCCTTATCCATATCCCACCGTAGGAGGGTCTGGGATGCAAATGCCATTACATCCACCCATGCCACCTCCAGGCCCTCCATATGAACCGCCTCCTGTTTCTgatagagagcgagagcgagacaGAGAGCGGGGACACCgggacagagacagagagcggGAAAGAGACTCAGGGGGCCGCTACGGAGGTGGAATAAGTTCCCGTCGTTCCTCTTACCACTACCAACAAGATACAAACTCGTCCAAATCGTACCATTCGCACCACTCCCATCATGCCGACCGGCGGGAAGACAGAGATGGCAGAGGGTACCGTCGGGACAGCTTAGGCTCCAGGTCGGGAGACCACGGAAGGCATCGGAACCACCATCACTCCCACAATCACCACAGCAGCGGGGGAGGTGGGTCCAGCAGGCGGAGGAGCAGCAGAGATCGGGACTGGGAGAGAGATCGGGAAGGAGACTACTCCAACAACTCCGACCCACGTTACGGAGGTCACTCAAACTCGTCCAATAGTCTTTCTCCACCTTCTGCCACCTCCTCGTATGGAGGATACTCGTCATCTAAAGACCCGTCCCCTTACGACACACCCTCGTCCTCACGGTTGGAGCCTTCGCCAACCTTCCGTCCCCAACAGGATGCAGGTGAGAGGGGCTTTGGGATGGGGAGTATGGACAATGACTATCGCACTCGCACACCCCTTGCTCCTCCGCCTGCACCTCCTCCTCTCCCGCCAGCCTCCGTCATCGCAGCTGCCGTGGCCGAAACGCTCGGGTCTCTTGATTTTGGCCATGAGAGCCCAGTCCGAGAAGAACAGTGGACCAAACCAAAACGCCATCCTAGCACCCCACCCCATCCTCCTCGCACACCCCCTTCCTCGCCTCCCCACGCCTCCATCCCATCATCCTCTACCTCTCCTTCCTCCACCTCCCTGCCCCACCACCTCCCCTCCTCTACAGCATCTCTCTCTCCGCCTCCCCCACAACGCGATTCCTCCCCAGAGCCAGACTCAACCAATGAGAGCCTGCCGTTCATGCACCACAGCAGCAGTTTGGACTCGCGTATTGAGATGTTGCTGAAAGAACAAAAGGCTAAGTTTTCCTTCCTCGCCTCAGACGATGAGGACGATGAGAAGGAGGatggagagagaggaaaagTAGATGGGACTACAGAGGGAGGAGAGAACAAAGTGAGAGCGGAGGAGGGAGGACGGCCTGGCCACAAAAGACAAGGGGAGATGGATGGAGGGCAACAGAGGAGAAaaggagagcgagagaaagatgGACACCGCAGCAGAGGTAAAAGACAAGGTGGTGGAGGAGGCAGGAAAACGCCTCCAGAGGTCGCCTCCTCCACTCCTGCTGCCCACGGAGTAGTGGCAGACTCTCTTCAGGGCCAAATGCCTGCCTCTCAGGAGGACCATATAACATCTGACCCCCACAGGGCTGCACATACACCACCCACCTACAATGGAGAGGCACAG CCATCCCCTCACTCCTCTGGGGAGGATATGGAAATATCAGATGAAGATGACAATGCCATCACCACAGCAACACCCCATCCGGCCGCGTCTTCATCCTCATCACCAGCCGCCTCCTCACAACCTGCTCTCCCTTCCCAAACCCCAGATCCCTCTTCCAGTCCTCCCCCCGACACCAGCCAGCACTTTAGCACCACCATGCCACCTCCACCCATTCCGTCTTATCCTCCCCACCTCCCTCCTCCACCTCCACCTGGCTTCTCCCTGCAGCCCCCTCCACCGCCCGGCATACCCCCTCCGCTTCCTCACATGGAGCTGCACCCCGAGTATCCCCCTCCCCTGCCGCAACACATGTACGACTACGCCAGCTCCATGGAGCTCATGAGCCAGTACAGCGGCGGGGCGccaatgtcatttcaaatgcaGACGCACATGCTCACCCGTCTCCACCAGATGCGAATGGCTTCTTCTAACAGCACTACAGTACCCCCTGGAGAAGTCCCGCCCACCTCTGAATATCCTCCCTCGTATCACCTTCATTCTATACCTCCTCCCCACCACCCGCATCACCCGTACATGGACCAAGAGGGGACTGTGGTCACCCACTATGACCAGGACCACCGCTACATCCCTCCTCACTTACCGTACGCCTACCCGGACCCTCATGCCGCGCAGCTTCCGCCTTCTCACCATCACGCCATCCCGCCCCTCCACAGTCCCTGGCCTCACCACCTCCTGCCTCAGCAGTTCACCCCTAACTACCCTCCACCTGCCTTTGGGACGGTGCCTGGCATTGACGGAGAGGTGTATGGAACAGCAGGTGACCAGATGGCCATTATGGGGCACAACCCGTATGAGGCGGTAGTGCAGCAGGTATTGGCAGCTTTGATTGAGGAGATGAAGAACATCATGCAGAGGGACCTTAATCGCAAGATGGTGGAGAACGTCGCTTTTGGCACTTTCGATGAGTGGTGGGACCGCAAGGAGAGGAAAGCTAAG CCATTCCAGACAGCTATGCGGGGAGTGTCAGTGGTGCGTGAGGAAGAGAAGAAGGAAGAGAAGACAAGCAACCGACCTCGAGAACCGCTTATGTCTCTGGTTGACTGGGCCAAGAGTGGCGGCATGGAGGGTTTCTCCCTGCGGGGGGCATTGCGTTTGCCTTCTTTCAAG GTGAAAAGGAAGGAGCCTCTGGAGCTTGGAGAGGGTGGTGAGCTAAAGAGAGCTAGACCTTCCACTCCACCTGATGAAGAAGACGAAG ATTCCTATCAGGGGAAATCTGCAGACACTTCTACAGGAAGAACAGAAGAGAGGCGTGCAGCGGAAAGAGCAGCAGCCCAGAGAAGAAGAAGAGCCAAGGCCCGTAAATCATACGACCTGGACAGCGAGGGAGAAGAAACTTCAGATGGTTCCTCTTCTGAGAAG GAGGACGATGAAGACAGTGACAAAGTGGATGAGTCAGATG ACGAAGCCCTTAGTGCAGACAGTGATGACGAGAGCatttcttcctcctcctctgaGAGCTCATCATCCTCCTCTTCATCGTCCTCTTCTTCggatgaggaagatgaagaggaaGGTGAGCAGGGAGCAGAGAGTGAGTCATTGGACACAATGGATGAGTCTACAATGGACAGTGTGGCTGTGGATGCAGACAAAGATGAAAG GGACAAAGCAAGCCTCGACCAATCATCAGTGACCGTCAAGCCAG aagaagaaaaaatagCTCCAACCCTGCCTCCATCTTCACCATATCCCCGTCCTTCCTCTCCCATTCTCCTCCTCCCACCGCTAAAGAAACGTCGCAAGACGGTTTCTTTTTCAGTGGAAGAAAACGAGGTCAAGCCTTCTGTTTTGCCGTCATCTGCTCCCTCTCCATCTTCAACTCCTGCCTTACAGTCTCAAGCTCCAGATCTTCCATCTTCAGCTACTCCTGGAAGCCCAACCATTGCCCTGCTGGCCTCCTCCAAGCCTCTCCCCATGCTCCTCCCATTTGCTTCTCGTCCCAGCGAGGGCAGCGCCCTTGCCTCCCCTGCCTCCCCTTCCACCGTTCTCACCGTCCCTCCACCTGTACGTTCCCTGCGGCCTGATGAGCCCAAAAAGGGTCCAGCTCTCTCTCCGACTCCCTCCGGTAAAAATTCCTCCAAACGTGCGGCGGGCAAAGACTCACCCAGAACCCCTCCAACacctgtctgtctcactgtccaGAACCTCCCTCTGGACCATGCCTCATTGGTCAAAATAGCCTACGAGGACCCCATCCCTGTTCCAATGGCTCAAAAGGGTCGCCAACGTGGCCGCCCTCGGACGCTCAGCCAGTTGGTTTCTCCTTCCCCCTCCCTGCACCCTGCTCTGCGGGAAGAGGAAGGCGGGGAGGATGAGGAGGAGTTGGAGCAGCGGCTGAAACTCAGGGAGCAGCTGGGAGTGTCCAGCCTGTTGCAGTTGGCCTCTGTCTCTAAACCTGACCTGTCCGTGCTGGCCGATGTAGCACTGAAGATGGACCCCGAGGCAGATATCGATTCGGAAGAAACGGAGACCTCAGATGAGGCAGAGGAGCACAAGCTGGAGGAGGAAGAGGGAGATATGTTCTCCCCTCACCTACGCCAACCACTCCTGGATCCAGAGGGTCTGTTTGTCCTGCAGGAACACAACTATTCAAAAACTGTCCCACTTCTCACCTCTCCTCAGAAAAGATCGAAACAGGACCCAACTGTCCTGCTTCCTGCAGACCTCAATCAGCATGGTGTCCAGGAAGCTCCAGAGGAGGTCATTGGAGAAGCTCTTGCAGGCAGGGCAGGGGCTCCAGGCCTGTATGGAGATCTTGCCGGAGTGGTGTGCGAATCCCGGGACACTGCTGAGGCGCAGTTGAAGTCTCTAGTCCCTCATCACAAGAGGAAAGGATCAGTTAATAGGGAGCTGGAAGTGGTGGAGCGGGGGAAAGGCAAGAGCAAAAAGAGGAGTAGGAAGGACAAAGAGAATGAGGACCTTCAGGCcatcaaaaaacaaaaagagaaacCGGTCAAGAAACAGAGGAAACGGAAGTTAGag GAGTTTGAAGAAGATGTGGATGTCGAGCAACTGGAGTCTGGTGAGCTTTCCAGCTCCGACTCGGGCGACTCAGAGTTTGGCTTGGACAGATCTCT